In Oscillatoria acuminata PCC 6304, a single window of DNA contains:
- a CDS encoding non-ribosomal peptide synthetase: MSDISQRIASLSPEKRALLLQRLQQKKPRTASTNTIACQPRSTDTFISSFSQARLWFLDRLEPNSSFYNLPYAIRLTGVLHIPALEQSLTEIVRRHEVIRTTFKEVAGEPMQMLNPAQPVPLPRIDLRQVPPSEREGEALRLATREAQTPFNLTTGPLLRSTLLQLEDTEYIVLFTLHHIVSDGWSTGIIIRELAALYQAFSQGKPSPLPELPIQYADFAVWQRGYLQGEVLDAQLSYWKQHLKNAPAALDLPSDRPRVAVQTYQGATESTRLSKSLTEALKALSKAEGVTLFMTLLAGFKTLLYRYSGQENIVVGSPIANRNRAEIEEAIGFFVNSLALHTDLGGNPTVQELLHRVRDVSLGAYSHQDLPFEKLVEELHPERDLSRSPIFQVMFVLQNAPTATLELPGLTLQSLAVERGTTQFDLSLSVTEYTDGLAASIEYSTDLFERESIVRMLGYLKTVLEAMVADPIRRIGEISLLTEGERHQLLMDWSNAGRWRSQPEPLENRCVHHLFETQVNQSPDAVAVQYQDAHLTYRELNAKANQLAHYLQGLGVGPDILVGLCCDRSLEMLVGLLGILKAGGAYLPLDPAYPRDRLQGMLEDAAVPILLTQQQIRDKFTPFVTQSLALDADWQAISQCSTENPTSGVTPDHLAYVIYTSGSTGKPKGVAIPHRGLVTYTQVAQIEYGITRHDRPLQFASISFDTSAEEIYTSLTCGATLVLRTDTMIQSITGFLQQCQEWRITVLNLPTAYWHELTARMAVEKLSLPPSVRLAIIGSEKALPDRLKTWHHQVGKGVQLLNAYGPTETTIAATKCDLSQVEAGNGREVPIGYPLPHTEIYVLDSHLQPVPIGVPGELHIGGKGLARGYLNRPELTHEKFIPHPFSNSPGDRLYKTGDLGRWLPDGKLEVIGRSDRQVKLRGYRIELSEIEATLAQHPAVWETVTMVREDSPNLQQLVSYFVLNPQFNFESQVSTLIEERLSQWQVVHDDENFNETDSQWDSTFNISGWNSSYTGLPIPELEMREWVNNTVSRILDLKPNRVLEIGCGTGLMLFKIAPHCSQYWGSDFSPASLNHIRQQLAQPGQNLPQVKLLERMADNFDGIESHSFDAVIINSVIQYFPTVDYLLQVIEGSLDAVAPGGMIFLGDLRSYPLLEAFHTSIELYQAPASLSIDKLQQRIKKRLIEEEELAISPEFFRALKQQFPQISRVEIQPKQGIYHNELNKFRYDVTLHLGPEISAVPEYSEWDWQQEHLTLDSLRDRLHCDRPNILALRSIPNARVLADVKAVQLLATSSDIQTVDGLQKAVKQAISGIGIDPENLAKLGTELGYVTIFSWLNSSLDGSYDTLFIHPNNVPMIKGCWGDFLYENYPLSIQPWNRYTNNPLQGQQRRHLVGELRQYLQQKLPEYAVPSAFVILEHLPLTPNGKVDRKALPAPDTSRPDMQGTFVAPRTILEEKIAQIWSEILGLEKVGIEDNFFDLGGHSLLITQLSSRVRDTFTVDLPLRDLFAVPTVAGLAQQIERATQQESPVVNISSVDFQAEIVLNGSFSPLGTFQFNPNPAHILLTGATGFLGAFLLEELLQKTSTEIYCLVRASNAAEAKKRIQSNLETYGLWRNSLGERIIPLVGNLAKPRLGLSAEQFQALAHQIDVIYHNGALVNFTYPYSAVKAANVASTLDLLKLSNQVHLKPLHFISTVGVFDSTATEEDELANIDHLEGGYIQSKWVAEKLLMAARDRGFPINIYRPGRITGHSQTGACNVNDFVHRIIGGCIQLGSAPNWNTEVEMVPVDYVSRAIVHLSQQPQSMGKNFHLVNSQTLPWGEFVSWVRSQGYPLEPVTYPQWREQLHQQAANSTDNALYPLLSVFSDSGSGDRTATSSPLEIGDRYTQTALQGTDITCPPVSEKLLTTYFSYLVHSGYLPTTQKLARV; encoded by the coding sequence ATGAGCGATATTTCTCAACGCATTGCCTCTCTTTCTCCTGAAAAACGAGCGTTATTGCTGCAACGATTGCAACAGAAAAAGCCGAGAACGGCATCAACTAATACGATCGCCTGTCAACCGCGATCGACCGATACCTTTATCTCTTCCTTCTCTCAAGCGCGGTTGTGGTTTCTCGATCGCCTGGAACCCAACAGTTCGTTTTATAACCTGCCTTACGCCATCCGTCTGACAGGAGTTCTCCATATCCCCGCCTTAGAACAGAGTCTCACCGAAATTGTCAGACGGCATGAAGTGATTCGCACTACGTTTAAAGAAGTGGCAGGGGAGCCCATGCAAATGCTCAACCCCGCGCAACCTGTCCCCTTGCCACGGATTGACCTGCGCCAGGTTCCCCCTTCGGAACGGGAAGGGGAAGCGTTGCGCCTTGCCACTCGGGAAGCCCAGACTCCTTTTAACCTCACGACCGGGCCATTGCTGCGATCGACGTTATTGCAGCTAGAAGATACAGAATATATTGTTTTATTTACCCTCCATCATATCGTCTCCGATGGCTGGTCTACCGGCATAATTATCCGGGAGTTAGCCGCCTTGTATCAAGCCTTCTCCCAAGGTAAACCTTCTCCACTGCCGGAATTACCCATCCAATACGCTGATTTTGCCGTCTGGCAGCGTGGTTATTTACAAGGTGAGGTGTTAGATGCCCAGTTGTCATACTGGAAACAACACTTAAAGAATGCACCGGCAGCCCTGGATTTACCCAGCGATCGCCCCCGGGTGGCGGTGCAAACCTATCAAGGGGCGACGGAATCAACCCGCCTGTCCAAATCCCTTACGGAAGCCCTGAAAGCCCTTTCCAAAGCCGAAGGGGTGACCTTGTTTATGACCCTGTTGGCAGGGTTCAAAACTTTACTCTACCGTTATTCCGGCCAGGAAAACATTGTGGTAGGTTCACCGATCGCCAACCGTAACCGGGCGGAAATTGAAGAGGCAATCGGCTTTTTTGTCAATTCCCTGGCCCTGCATACGGACCTCGGAGGCAACCCCACGGTTCAAGAATTGCTGCATCGGGTGCGCGATGTCTCTCTGGGGGCTTACAGCCATCAGGATCTGCCTTTTGAAAAATTAGTGGAAGAATTACACCCGGAACGAGATTTGAGCCGATCGCCGATCTTCCAGGTGATGTTTGTCTTACAAAATGCACCGACCGCCACCCTGGAACTACCCGGACTCACCTTACAATCCCTCGCCGTTGAACGAGGCACGACTCAATTTGACCTGAGTTTGAGCGTCACGGAATATACCGACGGACTGGCGGCTTCCATTGAGTATAGTACGGATTTGTTTGAACGGGAGAGTATTGTGAGAATGCTCGGGTATTTAAAAACCGTTTTAGAAGCAATGGTGGCGGACCCGATCCGCCGAATTGGTGAGATTTCTTTATTAACCGAGGGGGAACGGCATCAACTTCTGATGGACTGGAGTAATGCCGGACGGTGGCGATCGCAGCCTGAACCCTTGGAAAATCGGTGCGTTCATCACTTATTTGAAACCCAGGTGAACCAGTCCCCGGATGCGGTAGCCGTCCAGTATCAAGATGCTCATCTCACTTATCGCGAACTGAACGCCAAAGCCAATCAACTGGCGCATTACTTACAAGGGTTAGGGGTTGGACCGGATATTTTGGTCGGGTTATGCTGCGATCGCTCCTTAGAAATGCTCGTGGGACTCTTAGGCATTCTCAAAGCAGGCGGTGCTTATTTACCCCTCGACCCTGCCTATCCTCGCGATCGCTTGCAGGGGATGTTAGAAGATGCCGCAGTGCCGATTTTGCTCACCCAGCAGCAGATCCGGGATAAATTTACCCCCTTCGTTACCCAGTCCCTTGCTTTAGATGCTGATTGGCAGGCAATTTCCCAATGTAGCACCGAAAATCCTACCAGCGGAGTCACCCCAGACCATTTGGCGTATGTAATTTATACTTCGGGATCAACGGGCAAACCGAAAGGGGTCGCTATTCCTCATCGGGGTTTAGTCACTTATACTCAAGTAGCTCAAATAGAATACGGAATTACCCGTCATGATCGCCCGTTGCAATTTGCTTCCATCAGTTTCGATACCAGCGCTGAGGAAATTTACACTAGTCTCACTTGTGGCGCGACCCTAGTGCTGCGAACCGATACTATGATCCAATCCATCACCGGATTCTTGCAACAGTGCCAAGAGTGGAGAATTACCGTCCTAAACTTGCCGACAGCTTACTGGCATGAACTAACCGCACGGATGGCGGTGGAGAAACTGAGCTTACCCCCATCGGTGCGACTGGCGATCATTGGTAGCGAAAAAGCACTGCCCGATCGCCTAAAAACTTGGCATCACCAAGTGGGTAAGGGGGTACAACTGCTCAACGCCTACGGACCCACCGAAACCACCATCGCGGCGACGAAGTGCGATTTGTCCCAGGTAGAAGCTGGCAATGGTCGAGAAGTCCCCATCGGCTATCCCCTCCCCCATACGGAAATCTATGTTCTGGATTCTCACTTGCAACCTGTTCCCATCGGTGTTCCCGGGGAACTGCATATCGGGGGGAAAGGTTTGGCACGAGGCTATCTCAACCGTCCCGAACTCACACACGAGAAATTTATACCCCATCCGTTTAGCAATTCTCCAGGCGATCGCCTTTATAAAACTGGGGATTTAGGGCGATGGTTACCGGATGGCAAATTGGAGGTAATTGGACGTAGCGATCGCCAAGTTAAACTGCGGGGATATCGAATTGAACTCTCAGAAATTGAAGCCACTTTAGCCCAACATCCCGCCGTTTGGGAAACTGTGACGATGGTCCGTGAAGATAGCCCGAATTTGCAACAATTGGTGAGTTATTTCGTTCTGAACCCCCAGTTCAATTTTGAGTCCCAAGTCTCTACTCTCATTGAGGAACGCCTTTCCCAATGGCAAGTCGTCCATGATGATGAAAACTTCAACGAAACCGATTCTCAGTGGGATTCAACCTTTAATATTAGTGGCTGGAATAGCAGTTATACCGGCCTACCCATTCCCGAACTAGAAATGCGAGAATGGGTGAACAATACCGTCAGTCGTATTCTGGATTTAAAGCCCAATCGCGTCCTGGAAATCGGATGCGGTACGGGATTAATGCTGTTCAAAATTGCACCCCATTGCAGCCAATATTGGGGTAGTGACTTCTCCCCCGCTTCCCTCAATCATATCCGGCAGCAGTTGGCCCAACCCGGTCAAAACTTGCCGCAAGTCAAGTTATTAGAACGGATGGCGGATAATTTTGACGGCATTGAATCTCATAGTTTTGATGCGGTCATTATTAACTCGGTTATCCAATATTTCCCCACCGTTGATTATCTGTTGCAGGTGATTGAAGGGTCTCTGGATGCTGTGGCCCCGGGTGGGATGATTTTCCTGGGAGACTTGCGAAGCTACCCGCTGTTAGAAGCCTTTCATACCTCGATTGAGCTTTATCAAGCTCCCGCTTCCCTTTCCATTGATAAGCTGCAACAGCGTATCAAAAAGCGCCTAATTGAAGAGGAAGAACTGGCAATTTCTCCGGAATTTTTCCGCGCACTGAAGCAGCAGTTTCCCCAAATTAGCCGGGTAGAAATTCAACCCAAACAGGGGATTTATCACAACGAACTGAACAAGTTTCGTTATGATGTCACCCTGCATTTAGGTCCGGAAATTTCGGCAGTTCCTGAGTATTCCGAGTGGGATTGGCAGCAAGAGCATTTAACCTTGGATTCCCTACGCGATCGCCTCCACTGCGATCGGCCCAATATTCTCGCCCTCCGGAGTATCCCCAACGCGCGGGTTTTAGCCGATGTCAAAGCGGTTCAACTCCTTGCCACCTCATCGGACATTCAAACCGTTGACGGGTTACAAAAAGCCGTAAAACAGGCCATCTCCGGCATCGGTATCGACCCGGAAAACTTAGCAAAATTAGGGACAGAATTAGGGTATGTAACAATCTTCAGTTGGCTGAATTCCAGTCTTGATGGCAGCTACGATACCCTATTTATCCACCCCAATAACGTCCCCATGATTAAGGGGTGTTGGGGAGATTTTCTCTATGAAAATTACCCCCTTTCTATCCAACCCTGGAACCGTTATACCAACAATCCCCTCCAGGGACAACAGCGGCGTCACTTGGTGGGAGAATTGCGCCAATACTTGCAACAAAAACTCCCCGAATATGCCGTTCCTTCCGCCTTTGTAATTTTAGAACACCTCCCTCTAACTCCCAATGGCAAAGTCGATCGCAAGGCACTCCCGGCCCCTGATACTTCTCGACCGGATATGCAAGGCACATTTGTTGCCCCCCGCACAATTTTAGAGGAGAAAATTGCCCAAATTTGGAGTGAAATTTTAGGCTTGGAAAAAGTCGGAATTGAGGATAATTTCTTCGATTTAGGGGGACATTCTTTACTGATTACCCAACTCTCCTCCCGGGTGCGAGATACCTTTACCGTAGACCTTCCTTTGCGGGATTTATTTGCCGTCCCAACTGTTGCCGGATTAGCTCAACAAATTGAACGGGCCACTCAACAAGAGTCCCCAGTAGTCAATATCAGTTCCGTAGATTTTCAAGCAGAAATCGTACTTAATGGCAGTTTTTCTCCCCTGGGTACGTTCCAATTCAATCCCAATCCGGCTCATATTCTCTTAACGGGAGCCACCGGATTTTTAGGGGCATTTTTGCTAGAAGAACTGCTGCAAAAAACCAGCACCGAAATTTATTGCTTAGTTCGTGCTTCTAATGCAGCAGAAGCGAAAAAACGGATTCAAAGCAATCTGGAAACCTATGGATTATGGCGAAATTCCCTAGGGGAAAGAATTATTCCCCTAGTCGGTAATTTAGCTAAACCGCGTTTAGGATTATCTGCGGAACAATTCCAGGCCCTTGCTCATCAAATTGATGTGATTTATCATAACGGGGCATTGGTCAATTTCACCTATCCTTACTCAGCGGTAAAAGCAGCCAACGTAGCAAGCACCCTAGACTTGTTGAAATTATCCAATCAAGTTCATCTCAAACCTCTGCATTTTATTTCCACAGTAGGAGTGTTTGATTCAACGGCAACAGAAGAAGATGAGCTGGCGAATATAGACCATTTAGAGGGAGGTTACATTCAGAGTAAGTGGGTGGCAGAAAAACTGTTAATGGCGGCACGCGATCGCGGGTTCCCCATTAATATTTATCGACCCGGACGGATTACGGGTCATAGTCAAACCGGCGCTTGTAATGTCAATGATTTTGTCCATCGGATTATCGGAGGTTGTATCCAACTCGGAAGTGCACCCAACTGGAATACAGAAGTGGAAATGGTGCCCGTGGACTATGTGAGTCGGGCGATTGTTCACCTCTCCCAACAACCGCAATCTATGGGAAAAAACTTCCATCTGGTCAATTCCCAAACCCTACCTTGGGGGGAATTTGTCTCCTGGGTGCGATCGCAAGGTTATCCCTTAGAACCCGTAACTTATCCCCAATGGCGGGAACAGTTGCATCAACAGGCAGCAAATTCCACCGATAATGCACTCTATCCCCTGCTGTCGGTGTTCTCTGATAGCGGAAGCGGCGATCGCACTGCCACTTCCTCTCCCTTGGAAATCGGCGATCGTTATACTCAAACTGCACTGCAAGGAACGGATATTACCTGTCCTCCCGTGAGTGAAAAATTGCTAACCACTTACTTCAGCTATTTGGTCCATTCCGGTTATCTACCAACCACTCAAAAACTGGCGCGAGTTTAA